The Candidatus Eremiobacterota bacterium DNA window CGCTCGCGACCGCGACCGCCGAGAGCGCGTTCAGCCGCGCCGCCACCGGCGCGAACGGGATCGCGTGCGTCCACGCCCAGCCGATCAGCACGTAGCCCGGATAGCCGGTCGGGTACGGAATCCCCGCGATCCAGGCGACGGTTTGCAGGTCGCCGGTGTCCCAAAAGCCGACCGACGTCCGCACCGCGGCGAGCAGCACGACCAGCGGAACGGCGAACGCGCACGCGACCGTCAGCGCGTTCTGAAGGCGGAGAGGCAAGCGCGTGCAACTACGCCCGATGGATCAGAGCGGCCTCTCGCGCAAGCGCGTGGTGGTGGCGGAACCGTTCGCCGAGCACGGTCTGGCGGTGCTGCGCGCCGCCGGGATCGAGGTCGCATCGCAGGTCGGGCGGAGCCGCCCGGAGCTGATCGCTGCGCTCGCGGACGCCGACGGGCTGATCGTCCGCTCGGAGACGCGCGTCGACCGCGAGCTGCTCGCCGCGGGCCCGCGGCTCTGCGTCGTCGCGCGCGCCGGGGTCGGCGTCGACGCGATCGACGTCGAGGCCGCGACCGACGCCGGAATCCTGGTGCTGAACACGCCCGGCGCGAACACGCTCGCCGCCACCGAGCAGACCTTCGCGCTGTTGCTTTCGCTCGCACGCCGCACGCCGCGCGCCGTGCAGCAACTGCGTGAGGGAATCTGGGACCGCAAGCATCTCGTCGGCACCGAGCTGTACGGCAAGACGCTCGGAATCGTCGGGCTCGGGCGGATCGGTGGCAACGTCGCGGCGCGCGCGAAGGCGTTCGGGATGACGATCCTCGCGCACGATCCGTTCGTCGGAACCGCGCGCGCCGCCACGCTCGACGCGAAGCTGGTCGAGCTCGACGAGCTGCTGCGCGCGAGCGACGTCGTCACGCTGCACGTTCCGCTCACCGCACAGACGCTCGGGATGATCGATGCGGTAAAGCTGCGGTTGATGCGGCCGCACGCGTACCTCGTCAATTGCGCGCGCGGCGGGGTGATCGTCGAGCGCGACCTGCTCGAGGCGCTCGACGCGAACGTGCTTGCAGGCGCGGCGCTCGACGTCGTCGCCGAAGAACCGCCGCCGCTCGGCGGAACCGGCGCCGCGCTGCACCGCCACCCGAAGGTCGTGGCGACGCCGCATCTCGGCGGCTCGACGCACGAAGCGCTGGCGCGGATCGCGACCGAGCTCGCGCAGGACGTCGCGCGCGTGCTGCTCGGCGCGCCGGCGAACGCCGCCGTGAACGCGCCGGTTCCGGAAGGCCCCGATGCGGAGCGCGTGCTGCCGTTTCTCGAGGTCGCCTACCGCCTGGGGCGCTTCTATCCGCAGTACGCGCAGCCGCAGCGGATGCCTGCGTTCTCGCTCGTCCTCGGCGGCGCGCTCGCCGGCGCGGCGCCCGAGCCGATCGCGCGCGCGTTCTTGAGCGGCCTGTTGCAGACGACGACCGAGCGGCGCGTC harbors:
- a CDS encoding phosphoglycerate dehydrogenase; the protein is MQLRPMDQSGLSRKRVVVAEPFAEHGLAVLRAAGIEVASQVGRSRPELIAALADADGLIVRSETRVDRELLAAGPRLCVVARAGVGVDAIDVEAATDAGILVLNTPGANTLAATEQTFALLLSLARRTPRAVQQLREGIWDRKHLVGTELYGKTLGIVGLGRIGGNVAARAKAFGMTILAHDPFVGTARAATLDAKLVELDELLRASDVVTLHVPLTAQTLGMIDAVKLRLMRPHAYLVNCARGGVIVERDLLEALDANVLAGAALDVVAEEPPPLGGTGAALHRHPKVVATPHLGGSTHEALARIATELAQDVARVLLGAPANAAVNAPVPEGPDAERVLPFLEVAYRLGRFYPQYAQPQRMPAFSLVLGGALAGAAPEPIARAFLSGLLQTTTERRVSVVNADAVARELGIAVDACDDASYSSYAASLRLLADGTSITGTSIAGSPRIVELDGYEIDANPAGAMLITQHADVPGMIGRVGTILGNAQVNISTMQVSRNTVGGAAIMVLSTDRAADDATVAALRAIGGIASVRSLTL